The genomic region TTTATTGCTTTGTTATAATATTTTGATCAAAGGAATAATAATATGCTAGTTAATTGTATTTATAATTTCTTGCAAAAAACTTTCTTGTAACCTCTAAAGCACTTATGTTGATTGCAGCAATGTTAGCGATCGTTTTTATTGCTCACTCCATTCAATCATCTGTGAGAATAATTCATCAAAATCTGTTTCATGTTTGCAAATTTCACTCAGGTTCATTCCTTTTACTTCCATTTAGTACTGTATTACCAGAGCATATATATAGTTGCCATCAGTCAAATAAGTACCTGCTTCATCTTTAATTGGGGCTAATCCATTGGATTCTCTATCTGCTTCAATCAAATATTTCCCAATTTTTCCTTTTAATTTTCCATCCTCTTTAAATCTTCTAGCTATGTAATCAGCATGCCCTTCAAGTTTCCAATTAATTTTTGCTGGGAAAGTCGTTCTAATGGTATAAGTTAGATTATTAATTTGCTGCATATTATGGGTGAATTCATGTGCCAATAGCCATGTTAAATTATACTTTTGAAGCGCACTATTTGGTTTCCATTGAACTTCGATCATGTTTTCATTAAATTTAAAATCGCCATTTTTGACAATCGTCTTATTTAACAAGCCATAAGCTATTGGAGTGCCAAATATTGGATATAGATTTGTGTAGATTCTATCATCATTTAAGTACAATTGAATATTTAAACTCTCGTCATACAACTCTGATGTTTTTAAAATCTCTATTACACCTTTTAATATCACTTCAGTTTTCTCCTCTAATTCTTGGTTATGAAAAATGGTGACTATATCAAATTGTGTTTGATGATCATAGGAAAGATTTGGATTTATTAACAGTACTATCCAACTCAAACAGCCAATTCCAATAACTGCTAGCCAACCTAGAATGACCTTTTTGATTACTTTTTTCAATGTTTCCTTTTGTGTGTAAAACGACCGCTAACGTTTGCATAAGAATAGTTGCCGAATTCGGGTTTCAAAACTCTCAAAACCACTAAAGCTTATGCGGGCTTCAACCCTTGATATTATGGACATACGGCAATTATTTTTTATGCGCTGTTGTGCGTTCGTGCTTTACTATTCAGTTGTTCTTTAAAAATATTCTGTCATAATAATTCAATCATATTTTTCACAATCAACCCTACATAATGCACATTTCTTATTTCCGCATTTTGAACAAACAACGAAGAAAATTTCAACCCCTGCAATTAACATTAGAATCCAAAAGATAAGAAACAAATAGAAACTTTCAAACATCCAATATTGTGGAAAAGCAATAACCAATACGGCAAATAATGTTGAAATAATATCAAGATTTGTGTAGCTATTGTAATTATATTCTCTAAGTTTTGAGACAAACCCAAGTATCAAGTGATTGCATCTTTCTCTTATTGGGCATTTAGTGCAGTATGTAAGTGCTATAAAACTAAAACCAACAATAACAATCATTAAGTATATTAATCCAAGTATTTTCGAGTAATTGAAAAGTGCATAGTCAGCAATTCCGATACATGCAAAAAACAGCAGCATGCTAATGCTTCCGTGAACTTTTAATTTCTTTATTTGCATAATTGATTCTTCTTGTTCATACCTAGTTAATTATTTTTCATTATCAGCATTTTTTTCGTGCGATAAATAATTGAACACTTCCAAATCCACCTATACTAAAAGATTCATAATCCAGACCATATTTGACCAATAAAGAGTTAATATCCTTTATAATATCACCAAATTTTTCCCATAATCTTACAATCCAATAGCCAAATAGGTTTCTATTGATTGGGTAGTTAAAATCAACAAGCAATAATTTACCATCAGGTTTTAATACTCGTTCCAATTCACGCATGGCTTTATCTCCATCTGGATAACCTGTGAAAGCCATGGTATTTATTACAGTATCAAAAGTATTATCTTCATATGGAAGTTTTTCGACATTACCTTTTGAAAGATGTGCATCAATATTTATTCTTTTCATTTTTTTTTGAGTAATCTCAAGCATTCTATCGTTATAATCAATACCATGGATTTCATATTTTTCTGATGCATATTGTTTCATCAAATATCCACTTCCAAAGGAGACTTCTAGTATCTTATTCCCCTGAATATGGGGGATTACTTTTTTAATCCATTTTTTCCAGAGTGGAAAAATGGTCATAAAAGCATCATATCCTTTCGCCATCCAGTTATACTCCTTATTCATTTTATCAGTATAGTTTGATGGTAATTTAAAAACATCAGTGTACTTTATCTTTTCTGGTTTTACTTTAAACATTTTTATCATTTTTTATGGACGAATCTCTTTTTTAGCATGACGCATAACGTTGCATGCATGGCGTCGTAAGGGATTACGGTGCTCAAACTTATCTGGTTAACCGCCAAATCTGAGGCGAGCGTAAACGCTCGAAAACCCTTATGAATTATACAAATTGTGTGTGTGTGTGCTCGTGCATTTTCATAGTTTCAACGAGCATATCAGTTTAATTATTTGAAATATTTAAACCTTTAAATAACAACCAACAACCAATCACAATTTCAAAAAGGATCGTCTGTGAACCTAATATCATATAGGTATTTCCTGAAAAGATGAGACTTATCAGCGCTCCAATAAGTACAAGTGAATAGGATATAATTCCCCAAATAGATAAAGCTTTTGGAATAAGTTTAGATTTTAAAAAAAGATAAAATACAATAATGGATCCTAAAGCCAATAAAACGAAGATACTAACGGTTACCTCCCAATGAATTCCATGGATAAACTCAGCCAAGGCATAAAATTGGTCTGTGCCAAATTTTTCAATATTGTTCTCTCCTTTGATAAATAGTAAAAGAATAAAACTACTAAGCGTTGCAAATATTCCTACAAGAGCTTCAGCAAAACGCCAAAGCAAAGCTAATTGTGCAAGTTGCTTATTTACAGGTTTCAGTATGGTGTAAAGTGATAAAGATAAAAGTACAACCCCAACATACATTAGCAAGGTAATGGTAGTATCTACCCGATACCATACTTCGTTTGCAATAATATTATTAATCGTTGCTACAATATCACCACTTACTGTGATTATTGGTTCAATAATAAGCATTGATAATAAGGGCACAATGATGATTAATAAGTAGGCTATACCTGCAACTTTGACTGTTTTTTGAAGTTCAACACCCTCTGTGTATAAATTTGATTTTTTCATAATTTTTAATGTTTTCTACTAGTTTTATTAAAACTTGAACCCCAAATGCTATCCTGGTTAAAACTTAATATTAGAAGTATAGATATAATTGTTTTCATGATTTTTACTCTTTTTTATCATATTCATTTGTTTTTATTCTGAGCAGTCGGTTCCAATGTTTTTGCTAAGTTTCTTTCAGTGAAAATAATTAAACCAATAAGTAAAAACATTGCTATTAGACTTGTCCAACCTAGCAAATCACCGATTCTCGGATATAAAACTTTAACACCCTTTGTGGGCACATCTGCATACATTATTCCATCTTTTGTTTCATTGAAATTCATATGAGCTATTAGTTTGCCATTATAATCAGATGCATATGAATAACCGTTATAGCTTGGACGAACAAATGAGAACCCATTTTCTATAGCTCCCGTTAGATACCAGGGAGTGGAGCTCCTGGGCCAATCGTAAGACGGGTTGAGCATTATATCTACACCTTGTTTTCCCGCTTGACGGATAAAAGAAGGATACCCCATATCTTTACAAATTGTAATTCCAATGGTTCCGTAAGGTGTCTCCGCAGATTGGATAATTTCAGCTCCTTTTCTGAAAACAGCTGTTTCTCCAAAATCACCAATACCTAATAGATATCGTTTGGTATAATCTAATAGTATCTCACCTTTCCCATTAATAAATAAATGCTTGTTCTCTCCTTTTTCATTGTCACCAAAATATGCATATGTAATACTTAAGAAGGCATTGCTCTCCATAGCTATACGTTGGTATTCTGTTTTTAATCTATCCTCTTCCTTATATTCAATAACCATTGCAAATTCCTGAAAAGAAACAATTTTTGCTCCTTGACCAACGGCTTTATTAGTGAGCATCTCAATTTTTGAAATGGTTTCCTCAAATGGTGACGTGGTTCTAGTATCAAATATCCTCGACATAGGAATTATCTCTCCGTCTTCAGGTACAAGAACTATGGCAGCAATCTTTACTGTTTCCTTTTCAGCGTTATCTGAAATTTTCACACCTCCATATATAAAAACCGCAACAAATACCATAGCAAATACTAATGATGGTATTCTTATAGCTTTCCAATTAAATTCATTTTCCCATAGAAAGTTAACCATGGCATACAACCAAGAGTGAATAAAGACAAGAATCCAAACACCAAAAAGAGATCGAACCTGGTTAAATGCCAATGAATGATAATCGTAACTAAAAGAACTTAATGTTCCTCCTCCATCATCAAACGGTCCTTCCAAAGAAGTTATATAGAACATTGCTGTTGTTACTATTGGAAATATTAAGGTTGAAATAATCCCCTTGTTCTTATACCTTGGGTAGATCAGTCGGTCCATCATAAAAGGCAAAAACCAAATAATGGCTAGCAAAGTACTTCTAATGCCACCAAAAACAATGGTCATCCATTGCTCATCAAAATTGAATAAGCCCCACAGCGCAATATTCATGCTTAGAATAAAACCTAAAAGAGTTAGCCATACTCCTTTCTTTCTGGGTTGAGTTCGTATAAATCGTAGAATAAATATTGGAGCAATTAATATGGCAATATTTATAAATGGAACAAGGTTACTTAATCGGGTAAACATGAAAATTCCGAAACCCAGTAGGAAATAGACTATCGGTAAATGTTTTTTGGTAATCATAACTATAAAATTTTAATTAAACGATTTAAGATTTTTAATCACAATAGCTCATGGATAAATTCAGTACAGCATCAATATTTTGTTTACCCAAGCTATATGGTGAAGAATTCACCATATTATTTTTCTCATTAAAATATTTTCCTGTTGTCTTAATTAAATCTGTTGATGTCGCCAAATAAGCATAAGTTTTTGCCATATCCTCAGGAGAAATTGAAAATCTACTTTTTATTGAATAAAGAAATTTCATAAATCCTGAAATATTTGGGTAGCGACTTGTGTCGACTTTCACATTTGTTACCCGAATACAATTAACAGTAATGGCAGTATCTTTTAATTGTTCGGCAAGCCAATAGGTATACACTACCTGTGCGAGTTTCGATTGATAATAAGCTTTTGTTACACTAAATTTTCTACTCTTAAATTCCGGATCCTGTATGTCTATAGTAAGTTTTGAATGTATTACTAATCCTTGTGAGGCAATTGTAATAATCCTTCCCTGAAGGCTGTTCTTAATCAAATCCATCACTGAATTTGTTAAAAGAATTGGTCCTATGTGATTTGTTGCCCAAATTGTTTCAACTCCATCCTCTGACTTTTTTGGCTGTTTATGTGAAATATCAAAGTCAGCGGCATTATGGATTAATACATCAAGACTTTCAATTTTCCGGTGTAGTAATTCTGATGCACTAAAAATTGATTTTCTGGAAGACATATCAATCTCGAGTAATTCAACATTTCCCGAACCTGATTTCTCTATAACTTCAGAAAGTGCACTCTCACCACGTTGTTTATTACGAGCCCCCATTATTATATGCAATCCGGCTCGTGCTAATTGAATTGCGGCCTGTTTCCCGATTCCGGAATTAGCTCCGGTTATAAAACACGTTTTATTTTTCATGATATTTTCTTTTATAGTTTTATAATCCATTCTTTTATTACAGGTCTCACCTCTTCACCCATTACTAATCCCATATGAGATACATTATCAATAATTTTGACAATTGCATCCTCTTTGTATTGTGAAACTGTTGGTTCATATTCATGAGGAATATTTGCTTCATCATTGCTACCTACAAGAAGTAATACTTTCTGATTCATTGATTTAAAATCCCTTTTATAATTTTTAGGTGCATATCCAGTATTTAGTCGATAAGAATAAGTGAGGGTTTCTGTTCCATCCCGATGTTTTTTTGGCATATTGAAATCGATTATCGGCAAATGATTAAATCTTTTTATAAATACATTGTTTAACATTGACAAGCCAATAATTCGTGGTAAATGCACGGATGTCCAACCTCCTGATCCGGGTTTAATTGTAGGAGCATTATATTTAA from Lentimicrobium sp. L6 harbors:
- a CDS encoding SDR family NAD(P)-dependent oxidoreductase, with the protein product MDYKTIKENIMKNKTCFITGANSGIGKQAAIQLARAGLHIIMGARNKQRGESALSEVIEKSGSGNVELLEIDMSSRKSIFSASELLHRKIESLDVLIHNAADFDISHKQPKKSEDGVETIWATNHIGPILLTNSVMDLIKNSLQGRIITIASQGLVIHSKLTIDIQDPEFKSRKFSVTKAYYQSKLAQVVYTYWLAEQLKDTAITVNCIRVTNVKVDTSRYPNISGFMKFLYSIKSRFSISPEDMAKTYAYLATSTDLIKTTGKYFNEKNNMVNSSPYSLGKQNIDAVLNLSMSYCD
- a CDS encoding carbon-nitrogen hydrolase family protein, with the translated sequence MITKKHLPIVYFLLGFGIFMFTRLSNLVPFINIAILIAPIFILRFIRTQPRKKGVWLTLLGFILSMNIALWGLFNFDEQWMTIVFGGIRSTLLAIIWFLPFMMDRLIYPRYKNKGIISTLIFPIVTTAMFYITSLEGPFDDGGGTLSSFSYDYHSLAFNQVRSLFGVWILVFIHSWLYAMVNFLWENEFNWKAIRIPSLVFAMVFVAVFIYGGVKISDNAEKETVKIAAIVLVPEDGEIIPMSRIFDTRTTSPFEETISKIEMLTNKAVGQGAKIVSFQEFAMVIEYKEEDRLKTEYQRIAMESNAFLSITYAYFGDNEKGENKHLFINGKGEILLDYTKRYLLGIGDFGETAVFRKGAEIIQSAETPYGTIGITICKDMGYPSFIRQAGKQGVDIMLNPSYDWPRSSTPWYLTGAIENGFSFVRPSYNGYSYASDYNGKLIAHMNFNETKDGIMYADVPTKGVKVLYPRIGDLLGWTSLIAMFLLIGLIIFTERNLAKTLEPTAQNKNK
- a CDS encoding DUF4386 domain-containing protein, with the protein product MKKSNLYTEGVELQKTVKVAGIAYLLIIIVPLLSMLIIEPIITVSGDIVATINNIIANEVWYRVDTTITLLMYVGVVLLSLSLYTILKPVNKQLAQLALLWRFAEALVGIFATLSSFILLLFIKGENNIEKFGTDQFYALAEFIHGIHWEVTVSIFVLLALGSIIVFYLFLKSKLIPKALSIWGIISYSLVLIGALISLIFSGNTYMILGSQTILFEIVIGCWLLFKGLNISNN
- a CDS encoding class I SAM-dependent methyltransferase; this encodes MFKVKPEKIKYTDVFKLPSNYTDKMNKEYNWMAKGYDAFMTIFPLWKKWIKKVIPHIQGNKILEVSFGSGYLMKQYASEKYEIHGIDYNDRMLEITQKKMKRINIDAHLSKGNVEKLPYEDNTFDTVINTMAFTGYPDGDKAMRELERVLKPDGKLLLVDFNYPINRNLFGYWIVRLWEKFGDIIKDINSLLVKYGLDYESFSIGGFGSVQLFIARKKC